The nucleotide window CCCCAGCGCACTCCCCAACCGATCCACCCCGAACCGCAACGCCGACGCGTACGTGTCATCGGGGTCCAGCCGCCGCAACTCCTCCGCCAGCAGCTCCGACGTCTCACGCCGCTTCAGCGCGACCGCCCGGTCCGGCTGGTCCTCCAGCGTGAGCGTGGCGAGGCCACCGTCCGGCCGCCGCAACGTGATGGGCCCGCAGCTCGTCCGCATCCGCACCTCGGTGAGGCCCGGACCGGCCGACACTCCCCGCCGCACATGCACATGCAGCCGGTCCGCCAGCCACATCGCCAGCAGTTCGACGCTGGGGTTGTACTGCTCGCCCTCCACTTCCGCGGAGATGACCTCGCAGCTCACCTGGTCGAGCGCGGCGGCCAGCATGGAGCGCCACGGAGTGATCCGGGTCCAGGCGAGATCCGTGTCGCCGGGCTCGTAGTTGTCGGCGCGGGCCTTCAGCTCGTCGACGGGCTTCTCGGTCGCGTAGCTGTCCGTCACCCGGCGCTGGGCGAGCGCGCCCAGCGGGTCCCGGGCCGGGTCCAGCGGCGCGTTGACCGGCCACCACACCACGACCGGCGCGTCCGGCAGCAGCAGCGGCAGGACCACCGACTGGGCGTGGTCCGCGACCTCGCCGTACAGCCGGAGGATCACCGTCTCGCCGGTGTTCGCGTCCGCGCCCACCCGCACCTCGGCGTCGAGCCGGGACTGCGTGCGGTCGCGGGGCCCGCGGGAGACGCGCTTGATGACCACGATCGTGCGGGAGGGGTGTTCGCGGGAGGCGTCGTTGGCGGACTTGAGCGCGTCGTAGGCGTTCTCCTCGTCCGTCACGATGACCAGGGTGAGCACCATGCCGACGGCCGGGGTGCCGATCGCTCGGCGGCCCTTGACCAGCGCCTTGTTGATCTTGCTGGCGGTGGTGTCCGTGAGGTCTATCTTCATGGCCGGCGCCAGCTCCGTCCCTCGCGTGCGAGCATTTCGTCCGCCTCGACCGGGCCCCAGGTGCCCGCCCCGTACTGGGCGGGTGTGCCGTGCTTGTCCCAGTACTCCTCGATCGGGTCGAGGATCTTCCAGGACAGCTCGACCTCCTCGGTGCGTGGGAAGAGGTTGGAGTCGCCGAGGAGGACGTCCAGGATGAGGCGTTCGTAGGCCTCGGGGCTGGACTCCGTGAAGGACTCGCCGTAGGCGAAGTCCATGGACACGTCCCGGATCTCCATCGAGGTGCCCGGCACCTTGGAGCCGAAGCGGACCGTCACGCCCTCGTCCGGCTGGACGCGGATGACGATCGCGTTCTGGCCGAGTTCCTCGGTGGCGGTCTGGTCGAAGGGGGAGTGGGGAGCGCGCTGGAAGACCACCGCGATCTCCGTCACCCGGCGGCCGAGGCGCTTGCCCGTCCGCAGATAGAACGGCACTCCGGCCCAGCGCCGGTTGTCGACCTCCACCTTGATCGCCGCGTACGTGTCGGTCTTCGACTGGCGGTCGATGCCGTCCTCTTCGAGGTAGCCGATGACCTTCTCGCCGCCCTGCCAGCCGGCCGCGTACTGCCCGCGCACGGTGTCCCGGCCCAGGTCCTTCGGCAGCCGTACGGCGCCCAGCACCTTCGTCTTCTCGGCGGCCAGCGCGTCCGCGTCGAAGGAGGCGGGCTCCTCCATCGCGGTCAGCGCCATCAGCTGAAGGAGGTGGTTCTGGATGACGTCACGGGCCGCGCCGATGCCGTCGTAGTAACCGGCCCGGCCGCCGATGCCGATGTCCTCGGCCATCGTGATCTGAACGTGGTCCACGAAGGACCGGTTCCAGATCGGCTCGAACATCGTGTTGGCGAAGCGGAGCGCCAGAATGTTCTGGACGGTCTCCTTGCCCAGGTAGTGGTCGATACGGAAGACCTGGTCCGGGGCGAAGACCTCGTGGACGACCTTGTTGAGGTCCTCCGCGGACTCCAGGTTGTGGCCGAACGGCTTCTCGATGACCGCGCGGCGCCAGGACCCGCTCGACTGGTCCGCCAGACCGTGCTTCTTCAGCTGCTGGATGACGACGGGGAACGCGGACGGCGGCACGGAGAGGTAGAAGGCGAAGTTGCCGCCCGTACCCTGCGCCTTGTCCAGCTCTTCGATGGTGTCGCGCAGTCGCTTGAAAGCCTCGTCGTCGTCGAAGGTGCCCTGGACGAAGCGCATCCCCTGGACGAGCTGCTGCCAGACCTCCTCACGGAACGGCGTACGGGCGTGCTCCTTGACCGCGTCGTGGACCTCCTGCGCGAAGTCCTCGTGCGCCCACTCCCGGCGTGCGAAGCCGACGAGCGAGAAGCCCGGCGGCAGCAGTCCGCGGTTGGCGAGGTCGTACACGGCAGGCATCAGCTTTTTGCGTGACAGATCGCCTGTGACACCGAAGATCACCAGGCCCGACGGCCCCGCGATACGCGGGAGCCGTCGGTCCGCGGCGTCACGCAGCGGATTGCTGCTCGACAAGGTGTTCAGCCCTCCGAGGGTGCGAGGCGCTCCAGCTCCGCCTCGGTCGACTTGAGCAGGTCGTTCCAGGACGCCTCGAACTTCTCGACGCCCTCGTCCTCCAGCAGCTGGACCACGTCGTCGTACCGGATCCCGAGCTTCTCCACCGCGTCCAGCTCGGCACGCGACTGCTCGTAGGTCCCGGCGACGGCGTTGCCCCTGATCTCGCCGCTCTCGGCGGTGGCCTCCAGCGTGGCCTCCGGCATGGTGTTCACGGTGTTCGGCGCGACCAGCTCGTCGACGTACAGCGTGCTCTTGTACGCCGGGTCCTTCACACCGGTCGAGGCCCACAGCGCGCGCTGCTTGTTGGCGCCCGCGTTCTCCAGCGAGCTCCAGCGCTCGGTCGAGAAGACCTCCTCGTACGCCTGGTAGGCGAGGCGCGCGTTGGCGACGCCGGCCTTGCCGCGCGCGGCCTTGGCCTCGTCGGTGCCCAGCGCGTCCAGCCGCTTGTCGATCTCGGTGTCCACGCGGGACACGAAGAAGGACGCCACCGAGTGGATCTTGGAGAGGTCCAGGCCGCGGTCGCGCGCCTTCTCCAGACCGGACAGGTAGGCGTCCATGACCTCGCGGTAGCGCTCCAGCGAGAAGATCAGCGTGACGTTGACGCTGATGCCGAGGCCGATGACCTCGGTGATCGCGGGCAGGCCCGCCTTCGTCGCCGGGATCTTGATCAGGGTGTTGGGACGGTCGACCAGCCAGGCCAGCTGCTTGGCCTCGGCGATCGTCGCCTTGGTGTTGTGGGCCAGCCGCGGGTCGACCTCGATGGAGACCCGGCCGTCCTGGCCGCCGGTCGCGTCGAAGACCGGGCGCAGGATGTCGGCGGCGTCACGGACGTCCGCCGTCGTGATCATCCGGATCGCCTCGTCCACGGTGACCTTGCGGGCGGCGAGGTCGGCGAGCTGCTGCTCGTAGCCGTCACCGCTGCTGATCGCCTTCTGGAAGATCGAGGGGTTGGTGGTGACACCCACGACGTGCTGCTGGTCGATCAGCTCGGCGAGGTTGCCGGACGTGATGCGCTTGCGCGACAGGTCGTCCAGCCAGATCGCTACGCCCTCCTCGGAGAGGCGCTTGAGTGCGTCTGCCATGGGAAATCAAACTCCTACTTGTCGTATATACGAGCGTCAGCGCTGGGTGGCCGCGAGGGATTCCCGCGCGGCGGCGGCCACGTTCTCGGCAGTGAAGCCGAACTCGCGGAAGAGGACCTTGCCGTCGGCCGAAGCGCCGAAGTGCTCCAGCGAAACGATGCGACCGGCGTCACCGACGTACCGGTGCCAGGTCAGACCGATACCGGCCTCGACCGCGACCCGCGCCTTGACGGACGGCGGCAGAACGCTGTCCCGGTACCCCTGGTCCTGCTCCTCGAACCACTCCACCGACGGCATGGACACGACCCGCGTGGGCACGCCCTCCGCCTGGAGCGCCTCGCGCGCCTCCACGGCCACATGCACCTCGGAGCCGGTGGCGATCAGCACCACCTGGGCGTCGCCGCCGTCGGCCTCGAAGAGGACGTAACCACCCTTGGCGGCACCCTCGTTGGCCTCGTACGTCGGCACCCCCTGACGGGTCAGCGCCAGGCCGTGCGGGGCGCCCTTGCCGAACTCCTTGGTCCAGCGCCTGAGGATCTCGCGCCAGGCGATCGCCGTCTCGTTGGCGTCGGCCGGGCGGACCACGTTCAGGCCCGGGATCGCGCGCAGCGAGGCCAGGTGCTCGACCGGCTGGTGCGTCGGGCCGTCCTCGCCGAGACCGATGGAGTCGTGCGTCCACACGTACGTCACCGGCAGGTGCATCAGGGCCGACAGACGGACCGCGTTGCGCATGTAGTCGGAGAACACGAGGAACGTGCCGCCGAAGACACGGGTGTTGCCGTGCAGCGTGATGCCGTTCATCTCCGCGGCCATGGCGTGCTCGCGGATACCGAAGTGGATCGTGCGGCCGTACGGGTTCGCCTCCGGCAGCGGGTTGTCCGCGGGGAGGAACGACGACGTCTTGTCGATCGTCGTGTTGTTCGAGCCCGCGAGGTCGGCGGAGCCGCCCCACAGCTCGGGGATGACGGCACCCAGCGCCTGCAGCACCTTGCCGGACGCGGCACGGGTGGCGACACCCTTGCCCGCCTCGAACACCGGCAGCCGCGACTCCCAGCCCTCGGGCAGCTCGCCCGCGCTGATCCGGTCGAACTCGGCGGCCCGCTCGGCGTTGCCGTCGCGCCACTCCTGGAGCTGCTTCTCCCAGGCGGCCCGGGCCTCACGGCCCCGCTCGCCGAGGGCGCGCGTGTGACCGATGACGGCCTCGGAGACCTCGAAGTGCTTCTCGGGGTCGAAGCCGAGGACCCGCTTGGTGGCCGCGACCTCGTCCTCGCCGAGCGCCGAGCCGTGCGCGGCCTCGGTGTTCTGCGCGTTCGGGGCGGGCCAGGCGATGATCGAACGCATCGCGATGAACGACGGCCTGTCCGTGACCGCCTTCGCGGCCTCGACCGCCTCGTACAGCGCGACCGGGTCGAGGTCGCCGTTCTCCTTGGGCTCGACGCGCTGCACATGCCAGCCGTACGCCTCGTACCGCTTGGTGACGTCCTCGGAGACGGCCGTCTCCGTGTCGCCCTCGATCGAGATGTGGTTGTCGTCCCACAGCAGCACGAGGTTGCCGAGCTTCTGGTGACCGGCCAGCGAGGACGCCTCGGCGGAGATGCCCTCCTGGAGGCAGCCGTCACCGGCGATCACGAAGATGTGGTGGTCGAACGGGGACTCGCCGACGGCGGCCTCCGGGTCGAACAGACCGCGCTCGTAGCGGGCGGCCATGGCCATGCCCACGGCGTTGGCGACACCCTGGCCGAGCGGCCCGGTCGTCGTCTCGACGGCCTTGGTGTGCCCGTACTCGGGGTGGCCCGGGGTCTTCGAGCCCCAGGTGCGGAAGGACTCCAGGTCCTCCAGCTCCAGCCCGAAGCCGCCCAGGTACAGCTGGACGTACAGGGTCAGGGAGGAGTGGCCCGCGGACAGGACGAACCGGTCACGGCCCACCCAGTCGGGGTCGGCGGGGTCGTGGCGCATCACCTTCTGGAAGAGGGTGTACGCGGCGGGTGCGAGGCTCATCGCCGTACCCGGATGGCCGTTGCCGACCTTCTGTACGGCGTCGGCGGCCAGGACTCGGGCGGTGTCGACGGCCCGCTGGTCCAACTCGGTCCACGCGAGGTCTGTAGTGGTCGGCTTGGTGCTCACCCTGGGTCAGGGCTCCTCTCCACATGTTTGGTGCCGGCGCTCTTCGGGGCGCCGACCGCAGTCGAGCCTACCCCTGTGACAACGCGCATTTTTTCGAGTCATTCCAGACTGCCGGGACGGTCCCCGATCCGCCTCCCGACGGTGATTCCGCATGGTGAGACCAGGGGGTTCCGTTGGTTCGACATCTGAATACGGAGCCGCTCATCCGACTGCTCAACCGAAGTGTGTTCGGCTCACCGCGCGGTGCCTCCCAACACGACCCCACCCCCTTGAAAGGCTGGCTCTGGGCAACGTCTACAGTGGCGTGGTACGCGCGAGCCGTCACGGGGAGTTCACAACCGGAGGCTTGCTGAGGAGTCTCTGTCAGGGGTGTGCGTGACGGCCGTCGAATCCCGTCCACCGGGAGTGCTCGGGGCGAGCAGCACGAGCAACAGCCGGGGTCAGCGGCCGATCGGGGCCCGCGTCAAGGCGTTCGTGGCGCTGACGAAGCCGCGGATCATCGAACTGCTGCTGATCACCACCGTTCCGGTGATGTTCCTGGCCGAACAGGGCGTCCCGGACCTCTGGCTGGTGATCGCCACCTGCGTCGGCGGCTACCTCTCGGCGGGCGGCGCCAACGCGCTCAACATGTACATCGACCGCGACATCGACGCCCTGATGGAGCGCACCTCGCAGCGCCCGCTGGTGACCGGGATGGTCACCCCGCGTGAGGGTCTGGTCTTCGGCATCACCCTCGCCGTCGTCTCCACCCTCTGGTTCGGCGTCCTCGTCAACTGGCTGTCGGCCTGGCTGTCGCTCGGAGCGCTCCTCTTCTACGTCGTCGTCTACACGATGATCCTCAAACGGCGTACGTCACAGAACATCGTCTGGGGCGGCATCGCCGGCTGCATGCCGGTCCTCATCGGCTGGTCCGCCGTCACGAACTCGATGTCCTGGGCCGCCGTCATCCTCTTCCTCGTCATCTTCTTCTGGACCCCGCCGCACTACTGGCCGCTGTCGATGAAGGTGAAGGACGACTACGCCCGCGTCGGCGTCCCCATGCTCCCGGTGGTCGCCTCCAACAAGGTGGTCGCCCGGCAGATCGTCCTCTACAGCTGGGTGATGGTCGCCGTCTCCCTGCTGCTGACCCCCCTCGGCTACACCGGCTGGTTCTACACCTCGGTCGCCCTGGTGACCGGCGGCTGGTGGCTCTGGGAGGCGCACGCGCTCCAGAACCGCGCGAAGGGGGGCGTGACCGGCGGGAAGCTCAAGGAAATGCGCCTGTTCCACTGGTCGATCACGTACGTGTCGCTCCTGTTCGTGGCCGTGGCGGTCGACCCCTTCCTCCGCTGAGGCCGAGCACACAGCCCCGCGCCCTTCAAGGGCGCGGGGCTGTGTCGATCCGTGGCTCCGCCGCGCGGGCGCGAGCAACCACGAACAACCCGCACACGCCCGGCCACAGCAAGGCGAAACGGTGAGTGGCCAACCCCACTCACCCGCCCGTCGCCGCACGGCATACCCATCGGTAGCATCCTGACCATGGCAGACACCAAGCAGGTAGACGAGGCCACGGACGCCAAGGCGGACCCGAAGGCGGCCGCGAAGGCCGAGCGCAAGGCGGCCAGACTCGCCAAGCAGATCGCCGCCTTCGCCAAGGCCCACGGCGGCGCCGAGGCCCAGGTCGCCTACATCGGCGAGCGCGGCACCCGCATCGTGCTCGTCGGCGAGGACGGCGGCTGGGGCGACCTCGTGGCCCCGACCCACGCCATCGCCGAGCAGGCCGTGCGGAAAGCCGGCGTCACCGTGCACGAGGACTTCGACGGTGAGTTCGCGGCGAAGGTGAAGACCGGCCCCTACGAGTGGTCGCGCATGGCCGGCATCCAGGTCGGCGGCCCCAGCAACACCTGAGGCCCGTTCTCCCGTTAGGACCTGACGACAAGCGCAGCGTCCAGTCGCGGGAGCCCGGTCATGATCGAAACGCCGTCCCTGGTGGACCAGTACTGCCATGGCGTTCTCCGTACGGAGCTGGGTCTCGGCACCTTCGAGGCCCAGCTCGCCCGCTCGGAGGGACCTCCGGCGGCCGGTACGACCTTCTTCGACACCCAGACCGGCTTCGCGGTACGCCGCTGGTGCCCGCCCCTGCTCGGTCTTGAACCCCACTGCACGCCCGCCCGCTATCTCGCCCGCCGCCGCGAACTGGGCGTCCTGGAGTCGGGCCGCAGACTGCTGCGGGGCAGCGGCATCACCACCTATCTCGTCGACACCGGACTGCCCGGCGACCTCACCGGACCGGACGAGATGGCCTCCACGGGGAACGCCGACGCCCACGAGATCGTCCGCCTCGAACTCCTCGCCGAACAGGTCGCCGACACCTCCGGCACCGTCGAGTCCTTCCTCGCCAACCTCGCCGAGTCGGTGCACGCGGCCGCCGCCGGCGCCGTGGCCTTCGCATCCGTGGCGGGCGTACGGCACGGTCTGGCGCTCGCGCCCGAACCGCCGGGCCCGGGGGAGGTGCGCGGCGCCGCCGGCCGCTGGCTGGCGCACCGCCCGGTCGGCGGCAGCCTCACCGACCCGGTCCTCCTACGGCATCTGCTGTGGATCGCCGTCGCCTCCGGGCGCCCCCTGCAGCTCCACGCGGGCCTGGGGCGTGTTGCGAAAGTCCCGCCTGCCCCACGACGCCTGGCACACTCCCCCGCTCTCGGCTTCGCCCGAGCGGGAGGGATCCCCGCCGCCGGACCGGGCGAAAGCCCAAGTACGTCCCGTACGGGGGCTTCCGCCCGGCACACCGGGAGCACGCTCCCCCACTCTCGGCTGCCCTCGAGCGGGGAGACCCCCATGACGCCGCAGGGCCCGCACTCCGGGTGGACGACGGGACTTCCGCGATACGCCCTGGACGCCCCCACCCCGCGCATCGACCACACCGACCCCGTCCTGCTCACCGACTTCGCCCGTGCCACCGCCGGTCTCGGCACCGACCTGGTCCTGCTGCACGGCTACCCGTACCACCGCCACGCCGCCCACCTCGCCGCAGCCTTCCCGCACGTCTACGCCGACCTGGGCGCCGAACTGGTCCGCACCGGCGCCCGGGCCACCGGCGTACTCGCCGAGGTCCTGGAACTGGCCCCCTTCGGCAAGCTCCTCTTCTCCAGCGGCGCCGGCGGTCTGCCCGAGCTGCACGTGGTCGGGGCCCGGCTGTTCCGTGAGGCGCTGGCACGGGTGCTGGGCACCTGGGTGGCGGAGGGCGCCTGGTCCCTCGCGGACGCGCAACGCGTGGCGGGACTCATCGCGGCGGGGAACGCACGGCGGGTGTACGGGCTGGAGTAGATGTCCAGACTCAGTTCATGACCCACAGTGACGCGACCGTCGCCTTACTCGACCGCTTCCTCGACGAGCTGCACGACCTGGCCCCCGTCGCCGTATGGGCACACGGCTCACTCGGCGGCGGCGACTACCAGCAGGGCCGCAGCGACCTCGATCTGATCGCGGTCCTCAGGGGCCCGATCACCCCGAGCACGGTCTGGCGGGTGGCATCCCTGCACGCCCGCCTGCGTGCCGATCCGCTGGCCGACAAGCTGCACTGCACCTATCTGACCCCCGGCACGGCGGCGGACGTCGAACGCCGGCACCTCACCCGGGCGCGCAAGCAGCTGTTCAAACGGCCGGTCGGTCCGGTCGCCCGGCGCGAGCTGCACACCTTCGGGCTGGTCCTGCACGGCGAGGCAGTCAAGGAGCTGCTGCCGCCGGTCTCGGACGGTGACCTCGCC belongs to Streptomyces graminofaciens and includes:
- a CDS encoding nucleotidyltransferase, whose amino-acid sequence is MTHSDATVALLDRFLDELHDLAPVAVWAHGSLGGGDYQQGRSDLDLIAVLRGPITPSTVWRVASLHARLRADPLADKLHCTYLTPGTAADVERRHLTRARKQLFKRPVGPVARRELHTFGLVLHGEAVKELLPPVSDGDLAESVVQEQWEWRLELAEAARWHNDLWVDLGLLTHARALVTLSEGRLITKREALDLLPTLGAPVEVVEDIERRRYEGPGDRPPSEEWTARRSALTREYLGPAIDALVRTYG
- the tal gene encoding transaldolase yields the protein MADALKRLSEEGVAIWLDDLSRKRITSGNLAELIDQQHVVGVTTNPSIFQKAISSGDGYEQQLADLAARKVTVDEAIRMITTADVRDAADILRPVFDATGGQDGRVSIEVDPRLAHNTKATIAEAKQLAWLVDRPNTLIKIPATKAGLPAITEVIGLGISVNVTLIFSLERYREVMDAYLSGLEKARDRGLDLSKIHSVASFFVSRVDTEIDKRLDALGTDEAKAARGKAGVANARLAYQAYEEVFSTERWSSLENAGANKQRALWASTGVKDPAYKSTLYVDELVAPNTVNTMPEATLEATAESGEIRGNAVAGTYEQSRAELDAVEKLGIRYDDVVQLLEDEGVEKFEASWNDLLKSTEAELERLAPSEG
- the tkt gene encoding transketolase, which encodes MSTKPTTTDLAWTELDQRAVDTARVLAADAVQKVGNGHPGTAMSLAPAAYTLFQKVMRHDPADPDWVGRDRFVLSAGHSSLTLYVQLYLGGFGLELEDLESFRTWGSKTPGHPEYGHTKAVETTTGPLGQGVANAVGMAMAARYERGLFDPEAAVGESPFDHHIFVIAGDGCLQEGISAEASSLAGHQKLGNLVLLWDDNHISIEGDTETAVSEDVTKRYEAYGWHVQRVEPKENGDLDPVALYEAVEAAKAVTDRPSFIAMRSIIAWPAPNAQNTEAAHGSALGEDEVAATKRVLGFDPEKHFEVSEAVIGHTRALGERGREARAAWEKQLQEWRDGNAERAAEFDRISAGELPEGWESRLPVFEAGKGVATRAASGKVLQALGAVIPELWGGSADLAGSNNTTIDKTSSFLPADNPLPEANPYGRTIHFGIREHAMAAEMNGITLHGNTRVFGGTFLVFSDYMRNAVRLSALMHLPVTYVWTHDSIGLGEDGPTHQPVEHLASLRAIPGLNVVRPADANETAIAWREILRRWTKEFGKGAPHGLALTRQGVPTYEANEGAAKGGYVLFEADGGDAQVVLIATGSEVHVAVEAREALQAEGVPTRVVSMPSVEWFEEQDQGYRDSVLPPSVKARVAVEAGIGLTWHRYVGDAGRIVSLEHFGASADGKVLFREFGFTAENVAAAARESLAATQR
- a CDS encoding heme o synthase translates to MTAVESRPPGVLGASSTSNSRGQRPIGARVKAFVALTKPRIIELLLITTVPVMFLAEQGVPDLWLVIATCVGGYLSAGGANALNMYIDRDIDALMERTSQRPLVTGMVTPREGLVFGITLAVVSTLWFGVLVNWLSAWLSLGALLFYVVVYTMILKRRTSQNIVWGGIAGCMPVLIGWSAVTNSMSWAAVILFLVIFFWTPPHYWPLSMKVKDDYARVGVPMLPVVASNKVVARQIVLYSWVMVAVSLLLTPLGYTGWFYTSVALVTGGWWLWEAHALQNRAKGGVTGGKLKEMRLFHWSITYVSLLFVAVAVDPFLR
- the zwf gene encoding glucose-6-phosphate dehydrogenase translates to MSSSNPLRDAADRRLPRIAGPSGLVIFGVTGDLSRKKLMPAVYDLANRGLLPPGFSLVGFARREWAHEDFAQEVHDAVKEHARTPFREEVWQQLVQGMRFVQGTFDDDEAFKRLRDTIEELDKAQGTGGNFAFYLSVPPSAFPVVIQQLKKHGLADQSSGSWRRAVIEKPFGHNLESAEDLNKVVHEVFAPDQVFRIDHYLGKETVQNILALRFANTMFEPIWNRSFVDHVQITMAEDIGIGGRAGYYDGIGAARDVIQNHLLQLMALTAMEEPASFDADALAAEKTKVLGAVRLPKDLGRDTVRGQYAAGWQGGEKVIGYLEEDGIDRQSKTDTYAAIKVEVDNRRWAGVPFYLRTGKRLGRRVTEIAVVFQRAPHSPFDQTATEELGQNAIVIRVQPDEGVTVRFGSKVPGTSMEIRDVSMDFAYGESFTESSPEAYERLILDVLLGDSNLFPRTEEVELSWKILDPIEEYWDKHGTPAQYGAGTWGPVEADEMLAREGRSWRRP
- the opcA gene encoding glucose-6-phosphate dehydrogenase assembly protein OpcA, whose protein sequence is MKIDLTDTTASKINKALVKGRRAIGTPAVGMVLTLVIVTDEENAYDALKSANDASREHPSRTIVVIKRVSRGPRDRTQSRLDAEVRVGADANTGETVILRLYGEVADHAQSVVLPLLLPDAPVVVWWPVNAPLDPARDPLGALAQRRVTDSYATEKPVDELKARADNYEPGDTDLAWTRITPWRSMLAAALDQVSCEVISAEVEGEQYNPSVELLAMWLADRLHVHVRRGVSAGPGLTEVRMRTSCGPITLRRPDGGLATLTLEDQPDRAVALKRRETSELLAEELRRLDPDDTYASALRFGVDRLGSALGSSSVSSSGSPSVSSSGSTLGSSSVSSPGGSLGGYLASGLTDTVPGSGDDEGAARASALALPPAVSSGSTSASSASSSASSSASSSASSSASSSDGDDDGDSDRPTPAQMPPVKKAAAP
- a CDS encoding amidohydrolase family protein; its protein translation is MIETPSLVDQYCHGVLRTELGLGTFEAQLARSEGPPAAGTTFFDTQTGFAVRRWCPPLLGLEPHCTPARYLARRRELGVLESGRRLLRGSGITTYLVDTGLPGDLTGPDEMASTGNADAHEIVRLELLAEQVADTSGTVESFLANLAESVHAAAAGAVAFASVAGVRHGLALAPEPPGPGEVRGAAGRWLAHRPVGGSLTDPVLLRHLLWIAVASGRPLQLHAGLGRVAKVPPAPRRLAHSPALGFARAGGIPAAGPGESPSTSRTGASARHTGSTLPHSRLPSSGETPMTPQGPHSGWTTGLPRYALDAPTPRIDHTDPVLLTDFARATAGLGTDLVLLHGYPYHRHAAHLAAAFPHVYADLGAELVRTGARATGVLAEVLELAPFGKLLFSSGAGGLPELHVVGARLFREALARVLGTWVAEGAWSLADAQRVAGLIAAGNARRVYGLE